The Novosphingobium terrae genome segment TCAGCCCGGCATAATTCAGGCAAGTGGCCGTAATTCCCACTATCCACAGGCCCAACAACCTTCATCATCCTTTCATGAATCCTCTTTGAATCAGGAATGACTCACAATGCCCGGTCCTTTGCTCGCCACCCTCAAGGGAGAGAACCTCTCTCGCCGTCCCATCTGGCTGATGCGGCAAGCCGGGCGCTATCTTCCTGAGTATCGCGCGCTTCGCGCGGAGAAGGGCGGGTTCCTGCCTCTGGTCTATGACAGCGAGGCAGCAGCAGAGATCACCTTGCAACCGCTGCGCCGTTTCGGCTTCGATGGCGCGATCCTGTTCTCAGACATTCTGATCGTGCCTTATGCGATGGGTCAGGATCTGGCGTTTCTGGCGGGCGAAGGGCCTCATCTCTCGCCCAAGCTTGTGGATCATAGCTTGCAGGCTTTGCAGGGGGTTCCAGACCGTCTGTCACCCATCTACGAGACGGTGCGTCTGGTCAGAGCCGCGCTGAAGGAAGAGGTGACCATGCTGGGCTTCGCAGGAAGCCCCTGGACGGTCGCCACGTATATGGTGAACGGCGAGGGCAGCCGTGACCAGCATGAGACCCGCGCCTATGCCTATCGCGATCCTGAGGCCTTCCAGGCGATCATTGATGCCATCATCGAGGTGACCGTCGAGTATCTCGATGGCCAGATCAAGGCGGGCGCCGAAGCCGTGCAGCTTTTCGACAGCTGGGCTGGCAGTCTGGCTCCGCGCGAATATGAGCGCTGGGTGATTGCGCCCAACGCCACCATCGCCGCGCAGATTCAGGCTCTCCACCCCGATGTGCCGGTGATCGGCTTCCCCAAGGGCTCGGGCGAGAAGCTGGCCGCCTATGCCCGCGAGACTGGCGTGAATGCCGTGGGCGTGGATGAAACCGTCGACCCGCTTTGGGCCGCGCGCGAACTGCCCGCTGGCATGCCGGTGCAAGGCAATCTCGATCCCCTGCTGCTGCTGTCAGGCGGCGCGGAGCTGGACAAGCGCGCGACCGAGGTGCTGGAGGCCTTTGCCGACCGCCCCCATGTCTTCAACCTTGGCCATGGCATTGGGCAGACGACGCCCCTCGCGCACGTCGAACAGTTGCTTCAGGTGGTGCGCAACTGGCACCGATAACCTATATAGGCCTGTATGGATTGGATACTCTCGATGACCTACGCCTGGCTTAAGGCCGGCCATATCATCTTCGTCATCTTCTGGATGGCGGGGCTTTTCATGCTGCCGCGCTATTTCGTCTACCATCAGGAAAGCCTGCCCGGCACCGAGGAAGAGCGCCGCTGGATCGACCGCGAGAACAAGCTGCTCAAGATCATCATGTGGCCCTCTCTGGTGGCCGTGTGGGTGTTCGGGCTGCTGCTGGCCCATACGATCGGAGCTTTCTCGCAAGGCTGGTTCCACGCCAAGCTGGCGATGGTGCTGGTGTTGACGGGCTATCACGTGTGGCTGGCGGGCTATGCCAAGAGTCTGGCCAAGGGTGATCGCAAGCTGCCGGGCAAGACTCTGCGCCTGCTGAATGAGGTGCCCGGTGTGGCGGCGGCGATCATCGTGATTCTGGTGATTGTGCGGCCGTTTTAAGTTTTTGAAGTAGGAAGATGCGAGGGGGTTACCCCCTCGCGCTCCCATGACGTCTTCCGACGATAGGGCAGGGGCGCCCGATCTTTGTGCCTAGCCTCTCCACCTGCTGGCGCCGCAGGCTTCAACTCTTCAGCGCGGTGTTATCGTTCTTGCCTGCGGCGCGGCGACGTTGCCCTGCGGCTGAACCCGTGGTGCTGAGGTAGACATTAAAGGGAGCGCGAGGGTGATGACCCTCGCATTTCTCTTTCCCTTCTTCCCAACCAATCAATCCCCTCCACCCATCGCCAATTTATTGACGGGAAAGCGCCAACAGAATATGCGCTAACCTCTCACCGGCAATGATTTGCGCGCGAACGTAGCGCGCAACTGGTCCGCCTTCTCCAGGCCCGATGGACCCGCCGGCCGAAAACCTCCTTACGGAAATTATTTATGCATTTGAAAGAATTGAAGAAAAAAACATCGGCCGAGCTGGTCGAAATGGCTGAGGAACTGGGCGTTGAAAGCGCCAGCACGCTGCGCCGCCAGGATCTGATGTTTGCGATCCTGAAAGAACTGGCCGAGGATGGCGAAGAGATCCTGGGCATCGGCACCATTGAAGTGCTGCCGGACGGCTTCGGCTTCCTGCGCAGCCCCGAGGCGAACTATCTGGC includes the following:
- the hemE gene encoding uroporphyrinogen decarboxylase, with product MPGPLLATLKGENLSRRPIWLMRQAGRYLPEYRALRAEKGGFLPLVYDSEAAAEITLQPLRRFGFDGAILFSDILIVPYAMGQDLAFLAGEGPHLSPKLVDHSLQALQGVPDRLSPIYETVRLVRAALKEEVTMLGFAGSPWTVATYMVNGEGSRDQHETRAYAYRDPEAFQAIIDAIIEVTVEYLDGQIKAGAEAVQLFDSWAGSLAPREYERWVIAPNATIAAQIQALHPDVPVIGFPKGSGEKLAAYARETGVNAVGVDETVDPLWAARELPAGMPVQGNLDPLLLLSGGAELDKRATEVLEAFADRPHVFNLGHGIGQTTPLAHVEQLLQVVRNWHR
- a CDS encoding CopD family protein, yielding MDWILSMTYAWLKAGHIIFVIFWMAGLFMLPRYFVYHQESLPGTEEERRWIDRENKLLKIIMWPSLVAVWVFGLLLAHTIGAFSQGWFHAKLAMVLVLTGYHVWLAGYAKSLAKGDRKLPGKTLRLLNEVPGVAAAIIVILVIVRPF